The sequence CCACACCGCCGCGCCGATGCCCGCTGCCAGCATAAGCATGGAAATAGGTTTTGAAAATACCATTGCGACAGATTGGAACAAATACGCTTTTGTTGGCAGTTCATAATGGACATAAATGAAAAAAAACAGCCATGTGCTTGCCAATAATGCAAAAAGGATAAACAAAATAAAGTAATGGGCTACCATCATAACCGTTCCTGGAACGATAACACTAATCCGCAAGTTTGCCAGGAGGATAAGCGCCAGTACAGCAAACAGAGCGCCCACTTGATTGCTTGTTGCAAACGATTGTTTGTATGTTTTCCAAAAAAGATTCCACATGGGCACGTCCTGATTTCCATGGGCCCACTTCCGCGTTACTGCTGCCACAGCGGTGGTAGCAGGCATAACCCCCAACAGACCGAGCCCAGCAACAATGCCTAAAAGCCATAACCCGTTTAACTTCATCATGTTGTAAATCCACTCCGAAGCCTGAAAAAATACACGATGCATGGCTATGCCTCCTCTGCAAGGGGACTTCCTTTAATCCACTCGCCGCATAAGCTAAGGACAAACTCACTAAAAAGCGAATTGGACCAAGCGAACCATTCGCGCGTAAAAGCAGTGGCGTCTGACGCAAAAAATCCTTCATGCATATAACCCGTGCCTCCATCGGTTGCCTTCAACATGTTCAAAATTTCCTGTTTCTCTTCTACTGTGCTTGCTGTCAAGCCTTGCATCGATAAGGCAATATGCCAAATATAATGATCTGGCGTGTGTGGGCTTCCGATGCCAGAAGCAACCTCACCTTCGTAGTAATACGGATTTTCCCTTGTAAACAAAAAGCGCCGTGTATTCTGGTACCGATCGTCGTCTAATCGGCAATAGCCTAAATAAGGAGCGGCTAACAAACTAGGGACGTTGGCGTCGTCCATTAGCAACGTTCTACCGTTTCCATCCACTTCGTACGCATACATCGTGCCATGATAGGGATGCTGGAAGATGCCATGCTTTTCAATGCCTTCCTCGATCTCAGCTTTTAAAGCAACAGCCTTTTGTTTGAGGACTAGGTCATTCCAAACAGCATCGCATATTTCACCCAAATAGCCAAGCACAACCGCGGCAAACATGTTTGCCGGCACCAAATAGCCGTACAAGCATGCATCATCGCTTGGGCGGAATCCACTCCACGTCATGCCGGTATACGATACTTCTGTCCCTTTCCCATTACGGTTCAGTGTATCCGATTGTCGAACACCTTTTCTTTCAAACCGATACGGCGATTTTTGTTCATGGCGTTGCTCCACTTGCCATGTCTCGATAATTGATGCAGCTGCTTCGCGGAATGAGGCATCGAAATGGCCTGTTATACCAGTTTGTTTCCAAAACAGGTAAGCGAGTTGAATCGGGTAGCAAAGCGAGTCAATTTCATACTTACGCTCCCATATGCGGGGGCCCATCTCTGTCACATCATCTTGGTGCCCTTGGCCATTGGCTTCTTTATTAAAAGCGTTTGCATACGGATCAAGCAAAATAAATTCCACTTGCTGCTTTAACACGCCTTTAATCAAAGCAGCTACTTCTGGATCATCAGCAGCCAACAAATACGGCCTAATTTGCGCTGTAGAATCGCGAAGCCACATAGCAGGGATATCGCCGGTAATCACAAACGTCTTGCCATCTTCACCTGGCTGCAGCGTTGTTTCATATGTGTTTAGAAACGTTTGTTGGAATAACTGTTGTAGGTGTTCGTCTTCTGGGAAAGCCACGTTCACTTTTTCGATAAGCCGGGCCAAGCCCGCTGGAATGCTCTTCACGGTCGGCTCACTCCTTTAACAAGGTATGTTTTAATTTGATAAGGCCGGACGGCTTCTGACTGAATTTCGCCCAAATCCTTTTCCAAAATGGTAGAGCGGAACAATGAGGCACCGGTACGGCTTTGAACCATCCCTTCTCCTACACCAGGTTGAAAGGCGCGAATAGCTGCAGCCTTTCCGTCCTCGGCTAGCTTGATTGCGGTAATGACCATGTTTTCTGCCTCGATCGGAACGGCTTCAAAGGTATGGGGCAAGCTACCTCGGCTAGCCTTTACCTGCTTGACGACAGGTTGTGTGTAGGCGTGGTAAATGTTTGGCAACCGTTCACTTTTCCGTAAATCACCGTGCATTGGATAAACCGACCATTGCGCTGTTTGCTTCCCTTGGCATTGAGCGCCGGCTGTTGGAAAGTCGCCCCAATCGCCCATTTCAGAAACCGCTCGTAACAACGTAACCGCAATCGAATAGTCGCTTTCAGGCAACACTTCGTATTCGTGCAAGCCAAAAGCGGCAATTGCTACTCCACGTTCTTCATTGCCGACGGCAACATACCCTTGCATATGGTGGTCAAAACTTGGATTTTCCCATTCTTTGGACGGCGTGTTGCTTCGTTCAGCCACTTCAAACACACTGCCAGCTAAGTGTGTTTGACAACGAGCGCTAGTTGGGTAGAGAACACGAATCCGATGGTC is a genomic window of Shouchella clausii containing:
- a CDS encoding glycoside hydrolase family 125 protein, which gives rise to MKSIPAGLARLIEKVNVAFPEDEHLQQLFQQTFLNTYETTLQPGEDGKTFVITGDIPAMWLRDSTAQIRPYLLAADDPEVAALIKGVLKQQVEFILLDPYANAFNKEANGQGHQDDVTEMGPRIWERKYEIDSLCYPIQLAYLFWKQTGITGHFDASFREAAASIIETWQVEQRHEQKSPYRFERKGVRQSDTLNRNGKGTEVSYTGMTWSGFRPSDDACLYGYLVPANMFAAVVLGYLGEICDAVWNDLVLKQKAVALKAEIEEGIEKHGIFQHPYHGTMYAYEVDGNGRTLLMDDANVPSLLAAPYLGYCRLDDDRYQNTRRFLFTRENPYYYEGEVASGIGSPHTPDHYIWHIALSMQGLTASTVEEKQEILNMLKATDGGTGYMHEGFFASDATAFTREWFAWSNSLFSEFVLSLCGEWIKGSPLAEEA
- a CDS encoding YesL family protein: MHRVFFQASEWIYNMMKLNGLWLLGIVAGLGLLGVMPATTAVAAVTRKWAHGNQDVPMWNLFWKTYKQSFATSNQVGALFAVLALILLANLRISVIVPGTVMMVAHYFILFILFALLASTWLFFFIYVHYELPTKAYLFQSVAMVFSKPISMLMLAAGIGAAVWMMAHMPGLLPFFAIVWPSYWSSVVCKKMFSKMEQQTLAA